From one Paeniglutamicibacter psychrophenolicus genomic stretch:
- a CDS encoding Trp biosynthesis-associated membrane protein: MSTTTKPRRSSKRSVMLLGLLGAVLALATSTRTWINVQPEVGTVKIPLIEVAGSDAATAVAALAVVALAGSLAAMIAGKVARYIIAAILLLAGGGISGAGISVLSDPVFAAATKVGEATGLNTSGGDYDLTPWPWLAVLAGAVLVASALLLGITGRNWAGSRKYARDAATTAPGTTPAGQTGQIDEISGWDSLSRGDDPTG, encoded by the coding sequence ATGAGCACCACCACGAAACCCCGCCGCAGCTCCAAGCGATCCGTGATGCTGCTGGGGCTGCTCGGCGCGGTGCTGGCGCTGGCCACCAGCACCCGTACCTGGATCAACGTCCAGCCCGAGGTCGGCACCGTGAAGATCCCGCTGATCGAGGTCGCGGGCTCCGATGCCGCCACCGCGGTGGCCGCGCTGGCCGTGGTCGCCCTGGCCGGCTCGCTGGCCGCGATGATCGCCGGGAAGGTCGCCCGCTACATCATCGCCGCGATCCTGCTGCTGGCCGGAGGCGGCATCTCCGGCGCCGGCATCTCGGTGCTCTCCGATCCCGTGTTCGCCGCCGCCACCAAGGTCGGTGAAGCCACCGGGCTGAACACCTCCGGCGGCGACTACGACCTGACCCCCTGGCCCTGGCTTGCGGTGCTGGCCGGTGCCGTCCTCGTGGCCAGCGCGTTGCTGCTGGGCATCACCGGCCGGAACTGGGCCGGGTCGCGCAAGTACGCCCGCGACGCCGCGACAACCGCGCCCGGGACCACGCCGGCCGGGCAGACCGGGCAGATCGATGAGATCTCCGGCTGGGACTCGCTCTCCCGGGGGGATGATCCCACCGGCTGA
- the trpA gene encoding tryptophan synthase subunit alpha gives MSPVSKSGAAIAAARAEGRPALICYLPAGYPDVQGTIDAAVAMAENGADIIEVGIPYSDPVMDGSVIQAATVQSLAQGFRVAQVFDIIKGITARCSATVMVMTYWNPVLRMGVDEFSRRLAEAGGAGLITPDLVPDEAAEWMEASDKYGLDRVFLVAPSSTEARMKATVAASRGFVYCVSVMGVTGARAEVSDAAAAVVAAAHAAGAENACVGLGVSQRKHVEEIGAYSDGVIVGTALVAALGDGGVDAVAKLTAELSGRAVNA, from the coding sequence GTGAGCCCCGTATCAAAGAGCGGTGCAGCCATCGCGGCCGCCCGCGCCGAAGGCCGTCCGGCACTGATCTGCTACCTGCCCGCCGGCTACCCCGACGTGCAGGGCACCATCGACGCCGCCGTGGCCATGGCCGAAAACGGCGCCGACATCATCGAGGTCGGCATCCCGTACTCGGACCCCGTGATGGACGGCTCGGTCATCCAGGCCGCCACGGTCCAGTCGCTGGCCCAGGGCTTCAGGGTCGCCCAGGTGTTCGACATCATCAAGGGCATCACCGCCCGCTGCTCGGCAACGGTCATGGTCATGACCTACTGGAACCCGGTGCTGCGCATGGGCGTGGACGAGTTCTCCCGCCGCCTGGCCGAGGCCGGCGGCGCCGGACTGATCACCCCGGACCTGGTCCCGGACGAGGCCGCCGAATGGATGGAAGCCTCCGACAAGTACGGCCTTGACCGCGTCTTCCTGGTCGCACCGTCCTCCACCGAGGCCCGCATGAAGGCCACCGTGGCCGCCAGCCGCGGCTTCGTCTACTGCGTCTCGGTCATGGGCGTCACCGGCGCCCGCGCCGAGGTCTCCGACGCCGCGGCCGCCGTGGTCGCCGCGGCCCACGCCGCCGGCGCCGAAAACGCCTGCGTGGGCCTGGGCGTCTCGCAGCGCAAGCACGTGGAAGAAATCGGCGCCTACTCCGACGGCGTCATCGTGGGCACCGCATTGGTCGCGGCCCTCGGCGACGGGGGAGTGGACGCGGTTGCCAAGCTGACCGCGGAACTCAGCGGGCGGGCAGTGAACGCATGA
- the trpC gene encoding indole-3-glycerol phosphate synthase TrpC, translating to MSVLTEIIAGVRIDLDARRSIRSQSQIETDATLAAPALDAYAALGGNTDPGARDAAMRVISEVKRKSPSKGELAEIGSPADLARAYAAGGASVISVLTEERRFGGSLADFDAVRAAVDIPLLRKDFTVDAYQIHEARAHGADLILLIVAALDDAQLREFLDLTHALGMNALVETHTEEEIARAVKLGSKIIGVNVRNLKTLEVDRGNFARLAENIPSDVVIVAESGVRDVADVEHYATHGADAILVGEALVKDNDPRAAIERFIDAGTAAKPARAR from the coding sequence GTGAGCGTACTAACTGAAATCATCGCGGGCGTCCGGATCGATCTGGACGCCCGTCGGTCCATCCGGAGCCAGTCGCAAATCGAGACCGACGCCACGTTGGCGGCCCCGGCACTCGACGCCTACGCCGCCCTGGGCGGGAACACCGACCCCGGGGCACGCGACGCCGCGATGCGGGTGATCTCCGAGGTCAAGCGCAAGTCCCCCTCCAAGGGGGAACTGGCCGAAATCGGCAGCCCCGCGGACCTCGCCCGGGCCTACGCCGCCGGCGGCGCCTCGGTGATCTCGGTGCTGACCGAGGAACGCCGCTTCGGCGGCTCGCTGGCCGACTTCGACGCGGTGCGCGCCGCGGTGGACATCCCGCTGCTGCGCAAGGACTTCACCGTCGACGCCTACCAGATCCATGAGGCCCGCGCCCACGGTGCGGACCTCATCCTCCTGATCGTCGCGGCCCTGGACGACGCGCAGCTGCGCGAATTCCTGGACCTGACCCACGCCCTGGGCATGAACGCCCTGGTCGAAACGCACACCGAGGAAGAAATTGCCCGCGCCGTGAAGCTCGGGTCCAAGATCATCGGCGTGAACGTGCGCAACCTCAAGACCCTTGAGGTGGACCGCGGCAACTTCGCCCGCCTGGCCGAAAACATCCCCTCGGATGTCGTCATCGTGGCCGAATCCGGGGTCCGCGACGTCGCCGATGTCGAGCACTACGCAACCCACGGTGCCGATGCGATCCTCGTGGGCGAGGCCCTGGTCAAGGACAACGACCCGCGTGCAGCCATCGAGCGTTTCATCGACGCCGGAACCGCCGCCAAGCCGGCCCGCGCCCGCTAA
- a CDS encoding LuxR C-terminal-related transcriptional regulator: MARPLIATKLNAPRQRRGLVARPRLDWLLARGAEARLTLVSAPAGFGKTTLLSQWWGQDHAGDRRVAWLSLDAADNDPASFWTGVVATLQAAVPGVGPSAMEPVAVSPTPTGPELAILLNELAADPSNLWLVLDDYHFISNRDVGEAMAFFLDHLPPRVHLVISTRSDPDLPLARWRGRGELVEIRAEHLRFTAPETAEYLNAVSGLELAPEQVAVLGQRTEGWIAALQLASISLVGHGDAAGFIDRFAGNDRYVVDYLVEEVLAHQPAPVRDFLLDTCVLDRLTGPLCDALGGRGDGDRMLRELERANLFLVPLDEKRQWYRYHQLFADVLRARLSGERPGKVVLLHRRASQWYGARDLWPDAVGYALAAEDFEDAAHLMELALPGIRRNRQDALLLGWLDRLPDSVVRRSPVLSVFHGFRLLAGGDLDGVEPRLLDAERALGRLSRGPVRPEPETEELRALPATIAVYRAALAQARGDVAGTSNHARTALEAADPEDHLSLGAASGYLGLAAWAQGTVADALALFGRAVEHLHLAGNLVDELGSTVLLADMWLAAGRPDTARRLCADALARAEAQGTHLSRAVAELHVGLGEIDSQAGDLEAAEGHLVSAAALLEHAPMTESRYRWFVAKALLARAQGEPEEAIALLDQGARLYRRGFFPEVRPIPALKARVWIAEGKLQQAADWAQECGVGTTDEVGYLAEFNQLTLVRLLIARHRADPGTDAARHAAALLDRLLPGAEASGRGASVMEIRLLQALAYDALGHRARARAALGLAMSAVSEPEAYLRLFLDEGEPLLGLLREASRQPGAGAVITRLLRLGMIPRAAAGPTPPDSLSERELQVLGLLGSALNGPQIAAELFISYNTLRTHTKHIFTKLDVTDRRAAVIRARELGLL, translated from the coding sequence ATGGCACGCCCCCTGATTGCCACCAAGTTGAATGCGCCCAGGCAACGACGCGGCCTGGTGGCACGTCCGCGGCTGGACTGGCTGCTGGCCCGCGGGGCCGAGGCAAGGCTCACGCTCGTCTCGGCCCCTGCCGGGTTCGGCAAGACAACGCTCCTGTCCCAGTGGTGGGGGCAGGACCACGCAGGGGATCGCCGCGTTGCGTGGCTTTCCCTGGACGCGGCGGACAACGATCCCGCGTCGTTCTGGACCGGAGTGGTGGCAACCCTGCAAGCGGCGGTTCCCGGCGTCGGCCCATCGGCAATGGAACCTGTTGCGGTCTCCCCCACGCCAACCGGACCCGAGCTCGCCATCCTGCTGAACGAGCTCGCCGCGGACCCCTCGAACCTCTGGCTGGTCCTTGACGACTACCACTTCATCTCCAACCGCGATGTTGGTGAGGCCATGGCATTCTTCCTTGACCACCTCCCGCCGCGGGTGCACCTGGTCATCAGCACCCGTTCCGATCCGGATCTGCCGCTGGCTCGTTGGCGGGGACGAGGCGAGCTGGTGGAGATCCGTGCCGAGCACTTGCGGTTTACCGCGCCGGAGACGGCCGAATACCTCAATGCGGTGTCGGGGCTGGAGCTGGCCCCGGAGCAGGTGGCGGTGTTGGGGCAACGCACGGAGGGGTGGATCGCGGCGCTCCAACTCGCCTCGATCTCCTTGGTCGGACACGGGGACGCAGCGGGATTCATTGACCGCTTTGCCGGGAATGACAGGTATGTCGTCGACTACCTTGTCGAGGAGGTGCTGGCGCACCAGCCGGCACCGGTTCGCGACTTCCTGCTGGACACCTGCGTCCTTGATCGACTGACGGGTCCGCTGTGCGATGCCTTGGGCGGGCGCGGCGACGGGGACCGCATGCTCAGGGAGCTGGAGCGAGCCAACCTCTTCCTTGTCCCGCTGGATGAGAAGAGGCAGTGGTACCGCTACCACCAGCTATTCGCCGACGTGCTGCGGGCACGACTTTCAGGTGAGCGGCCCGGAAAGGTTGTCTTGCTGCACCGGCGTGCCAGCCAGTGGTACGGGGCCCGTGACCTGTGGCCGGATGCCGTCGGGTACGCCCTGGCTGCCGAGGACTTCGAGGATGCGGCGCACCTCATGGAGCTGGCCTTGCCCGGGATCCGCCGCAACCGGCAGGATGCGCTGCTGCTCGGCTGGCTGGACCGGCTTCCCGATTCCGTGGTTCGGCGCAGCCCGGTGCTCAGCGTGTTCCATGGGTTCCGGCTTCTGGCAGGAGGTGACCTCGACGGGGTTGAGCCCCGGCTTCTCGATGCTGAACGAGCGCTGGGGAGGTTGTCCCGCGGTCCTGTTCGGCCCGAGCCCGAAACCGAAGAACTGCGCGCGCTGCCTGCGACAATCGCCGTCTACCGCGCCGCTCTGGCACAGGCACGCGGGGATGTGGCGGGCACCTCCAATCATGCCCGGACCGCTCTCGAAGCGGCCGACCCGGAAGACCACCTGTCCCTTGGCGCGGCGTCCGGCTACCTGGGGCTCGCGGCCTGGGCGCAAGGCACGGTGGCCGACGCGCTGGCGTTGTTCGGACGGGCGGTGGAACACCTGCACCTGGCCGGAAACCTGGTCGATGAACTCGGCAGCACGGTGCTCCTCGCCGACATGTGGCTCGCCGCGGGCCGACCCGACACGGCGCGCCGGCTCTGCGCGGATGCCCTGGCCCGGGCCGAGGCGCAAGGCACCCACTTGTCGCGGGCGGTCGCCGAATTGCATGTGGGGCTGGGTGAGATCGACAGCCAGGCGGGAGACCTCGAGGCCGCCGAGGGACACCTGGTTTCCGCCGCGGCGTTGCTGGAACACGCGCCGATGACCGAGAGCAGGTACCGCTGGTTCGTGGCCAAGGCCCTGCTCGCCCGTGCGCAGGGCGAACCGGAGGAGGCAATCGCCCTTCTGGACCAGGGCGCAAGGCTCTACCGTCGGGGGTTCTTCCCCGAGGTCCGCCCCATCCCGGCGCTGAAGGCACGGGTGTGGATCGCCGAAGGCAAGCTGCAACAGGCCGCCGACTGGGCGCAGGAATGCGGGGTTGGCACCACCGACGAGGTCGGATATCTGGCCGAGTTCAACCAGCTCACGCTGGTGCGCCTGTTGATCGCACGGCACCGGGCGGACCCGGGGACAGATGCGGCCCGGCACGCGGCCGCACTGCTGGATCGGTTGCTGCCGGGTGCCGAGGCATCCGGGCGGGGCGCGAGCGTCATGGAGATCCGGCTGCTGCAGGCCCTTGCATACGATGCCCTCGGGCATCGGGCACGGGCCCGGGCCGCGCTGGGCCTGGCGATGTCCGCTGTTTCCGAGCCGGAGGCATACCTCCGGCTTTTCCTGGACGAGGGAGAACCCCTGCTCGGTCTGCTGCGCGAGGCTTCCCGCCAGCCGGGCGCCGGTGCGGTGATCACGCGGTTGCTGCGCCTCGGCATGATTCCCCGCGCGGCGGCTGGACCGACCCCGCCGGACTCCCTCAGCGAACGGGAGCTGCAGGTGCTGGGACTTTTGGGCAGTGCACTGAACGGGCCGCAGATCGCGGCGGAATTGTTCATCTCCTACAACACGCTGCGCACCCACACCAAGCACATCTTCACCAAGCTCGATGTCACCGACCGCCGGGCAGCGGTGATCCGGGCGCGCGAACTCGGCTTGCTGTAA
- the lgt gene encoding prolipoprotein diacylglyceryl transferase — MMPLAAVGTNILASIPSPPSEFSKFSIGPLTIHAYAICIMIGIVAAMWIASRRWRAKGGPEDVVWDICIWAIPFGIVGGRLYHVLVTDPEYYFGLQGQSAHLSEIPQIWAGGLGIMGAISLGSLGAWIACRRAGVRLSAFLDAAVPGVLLAQAFGRWGNWFNQELFGKPTTLPWGLEIDPNSYNFPPGLPAGTLFQPTFLYESLWNVAGVFLLLALDRKFKLRRASLFWTYILWYGIGRTIMETMRIDAADTITIVGIGLRVHMWLAIVMIIMGIIGLVFVLTRLRPLPDPGVYLKGREPKAEVAAATTETDEPTKDDSKPGNSKPADGKPDTGETGPATQDK; from the coding sequence ATGATGCCCCTGGCCGCGGTCGGAACCAACATCCTGGCCTCGATCCCGAGCCCGCCGTCCGAGTTCTCGAAGTTCTCCATCGGCCCGCTGACCATCCACGCCTACGCGATCTGCATCATGATCGGCATCGTTGCCGCCATGTGGATCGCGTCGCGGCGCTGGCGGGCCAAGGGCGGGCCGGAGGACGTGGTCTGGGACATCTGCATCTGGGCGATCCCGTTCGGCATCGTCGGCGGACGCCTGTACCACGTGCTGGTCACGGACCCGGAGTACTACTTCGGCCTCCAGGGGCAGTCGGCGCACCTTTCGGAGATCCCGCAGATCTGGGCAGGCGGGCTGGGCATCATGGGTGCCATCTCGCTGGGCTCCCTGGGTGCCTGGATCGCCTGCCGCCGTGCCGGGGTGCGCCTCTCGGCGTTCCTGGACGCCGCGGTCCCGGGCGTGCTGCTGGCCCAGGCCTTCGGCCGCTGGGGCAACTGGTTCAACCAGGAACTCTTCGGGAAGCCCACCACGCTGCCGTGGGGCCTGGAAATCGACCCGAACAGCTACAACTTCCCCCCGGGGCTGCCGGCCGGAACCCTGTTCCAGCCGACCTTCCTCTACGAATCCCTGTGGAACGTGGCCGGGGTCTTCCTGCTGCTGGCCCTCGACCGGAAGTTCAAGCTGCGCCGGGCGTCCCTGTTCTGGACCTACATCCTGTGGTACGGCATCGGCCGGACCATCATGGAAACCATGCGCATCGACGCCGCGGACACCATCACCATCGTGGGCATCGGGCTGCGCGTGCACATGTGGCTGGCCATCGTCATGATCATCATGGGCATCATCGGGCTGGTCTTCGTGCTCACCCGCCTGCGCCCGCTGCCGGATCCCGGGGTCTACCTCAAGGGCCGCGAGCCCAAGGCCGAAGTCGCCGCAGCAACCACGGAGACGGACGAGCCCACCAAGGACGATTCGAAGCCCGGGAACAGCAAGCCCGCGGACGGCAAGCCGGATACCGGCGAGACCGGGCCTGCAACCCAGGACAAGTAG
- a CDS encoding DUF2306 domain-containing protein — translation MSSPSASRSGAPGRWVPFALIALVLVPAVAGALRLAQLSGGTVAMPADPRMAASPWPVSVHIVAAIAYAVVGAFQFSPSLRRRRPRRHRRVGRALVPLGLAVAFSALWMTLFHARTPGSGQLLFGLRLLFGAGMAMALVLGFAAIRRGDVPSHRAWMMRAYALALGAGTQVFTQGIGYSLFGRSELATALMMGAGWAINLLAAEVLIRSRRGKRFGGALAKEAFQ, via the coding sequence ATGAGTTCCCCATCCGCTTCACGAAGCGGCGCACCGGGACGGTGGGTGCCGTTCGCGCTCATCGCCCTGGTGCTGGTCCCAGCGGTGGCGGGGGCGTTGCGGCTGGCACAGCTCTCCGGCGGGACGGTTGCCATGCCCGCCGATCCCCGCATGGCAGCCTCGCCGTGGCCCGTGTCGGTGCACATCGTTGCCGCGATCGCCTACGCGGTCGTTGGGGCGTTCCAGTTTTCCCCGAGCCTCAGGCGCCGCCGCCCGCGCCGGCACCGCCGGGTGGGCAGGGCCCTGGTGCCGCTGGGCCTGGCGGTGGCGTTCTCGGCGTTGTGGATGACGCTGTTCCATGCCCGGACCCCCGGCTCCGGCCAGTTGCTCTTCGGGCTGCGGCTGCTGTTCGGCGCGGGCATGGCCATGGCCCTCGTCCTGGGTTTCGCGGCGATCCGACGCGGCGACGTACCGTCCCACCGGGCGTGGATGATGCGGGCCTATGCGCTGGCCCTGGGTGCCGGCACCCAGGTATTCACCCAGGGCATCGGCTATTCCCTCTTCGGAAGAAGCGAACTGGCCACCGCGCTGATGATGGGTGCCGGATGGGCGATCAATCTCCTGGCCGCGGAGGTCCTCATCCGCTCCCGCCGCGGCAAACGCTTTGGCGGTGCCCTTGCGAAGGAGGCATTCCAATGA
- the hisI gene encoding phosphoribosyl-AMP cyclohydrolase yields the protein MSQNPAFAAPASVDGKLSAQISAALKKDDAGLVAAIIQQHGTGEVLMLGWMDDEALRRTLTTGRVTFWSRSRKEYWRKGDTSGNSQLVRSVALDCDGDALLVVVDQIGAACHTGTHTCFDGRNLPAVVGRRVS from the coding sequence ATGTCGCAGAACCCAGCCTTCGCCGCTCCCGCCTCCGTTGACGGGAAATTGTCCGCCCAGATTTCCGCCGCCCTGAAGAAGGACGACGCCGGATTGGTGGCCGCCATCATCCAGCAGCATGGCACCGGGGAGGTGCTGATGCTCGGTTGGATGGACGATGAGGCACTGCGCCGCACCCTGACCACCGGTCGGGTGACCTTCTGGTCCCGCTCGCGCAAGGAATACTGGCGCAAGGGCGACACCTCCGGAAACTCCCAGCTGGTCCGCTCCGTGGCCCTTGACTGCGACGGCGACGCCCTGCTGGTGGTCGTCGATCAGATCGGCGCCGCCTGCCACACCGGGACGCACACCTGCTTCGACGGGCGCAACCTGCCCGCCGTCGTGGGCCGCCGCGTTTCCTGA
- a CDS encoding HGxxPAAW family protein, whose product MANANTQIDPMHADEIGHGNSKAAWAAVGIMMVGFVAGGIAFAAHNHLVVYICSGVVLLGLVVGWIMKKAGYGVNGSKSGDSH is encoded by the coding sequence ATGGCTAACGCCAACACCCAGATCGATCCAATGCACGCAGATGAAATCGGCCACGGCAACTCGAAGGCCGCCTGGGCCGCCGTCGGCATCATGATGGTCGGCTTCGTCGCCGGCGGCATCGCCTTCGCAGCGCACAACCACCTCGTGGTGTACATCTGCTCCGGCGTCGTCCTGCTCGGCCTGGTCGTCGGCTGGATCATGAAGAAGGCCGGCTACGGCGTCAACGGTTCCAAATCGGGTGACTCGCACTAG
- the trpB gene encoding tryptophan synthase subunit beta — MNGDPDQGESKPASAPSHSLRHAAGPYFGDYGGRWMPESLIAAMDELNETFEAAKADPEFIAQVKDLNKNYSGRPSLLTEAKRFSEAAGGVRVFLKREDLNHTGSHKINNVLGQALLAKRMGKTRIIAETGAGQHGVASATAAALMGLECVVYMGAEDTRRQSLNVARMQLLGATVIPVTAGSQTLKDAINEALRDWVANVGTTHYLLGTAAGGHPFPAMVRYFHEVIGEEAREQIIAQAGRLPDAVAACIGGGSNAIGIFHGFLDDAEVELYGFEAGGDGIDTPRHAATITLGKPGVLHGAKSYLMQDDDGQTIESHSISAGLDYPGVGPEHAYLADIGRVHYEPITDTEAMDAFSLLCRTEGIIPAIESSHALAGVLKIAARKIAAGALPEETIIIANLSGRGDKDVGTAAEWFNLIDSNAKDAK; from the coding sequence ATGAACGGTGACCCGGACCAGGGCGAAAGCAAGCCCGCCTCCGCGCCTTCCCATTCCCTGCGCCACGCCGCGGGCCCGTACTTCGGCGACTACGGCGGACGCTGGATGCCCGAATCCCTGATCGCCGCCATGGACGAGCTCAACGAGACCTTCGAGGCGGCCAAGGCCGATCCGGAGTTCATCGCGCAGGTCAAGGACCTGAACAAGAACTACTCGGGCCGTCCCTCGCTGCTCACCGAGGCCAAGCGCTTCTCCGAGGCCGCCGGCGGGGTGCGCGTCTTCCTCAAGCGCGAGGATTTGAACCACACCGGCAGCCACAAGATCAACAACGTCCTGGGCCAGGCGCTGCTGGCCAAGCGCATGGGCAAGACCCGCATCATCGCCGAGACCGGTGCGGGCCAGCACGGCGTCGCCTCGGCCACCGCCGCGGCCCTCATGGGCCTGGAATGCGTGGTCTACATGGGTGCGGAGGACACGCGCCGGCAGTCGCTGAACGTCGCCCGCATGCAGCTGCTCGGCGCCACCGTCATCCCGGTGACCGCCGGCTCCCAGACGCTCAAGGACGCCATCAACGAGGCGCTGCGCGACTGGGTCGCCAACGTGGGAACCACCCACTACCTGCTGGGCACCGCCGCCGGCGGACACCCGTTCCCGGCCATGGTGCGCTACTTCCACGAGGTCATCGGCGAGGAGGCCCGCGAGCAGATCATCGCCCAGGCCGGCCGGCTGCCCGACGCCGTTGCGGCGTGCATCGGCGGCGGCTCCAACGCCATCGGCATCTTCCACGGTTTCCTGGACGACGCCGAGGTCGAGCTCTACGGCTTCGAGGCCGGGGGCGACGGCATCGACACCCCGCGCCATGCCGCCACCATCACCCTGGGCAAGCCCGGGGTGCTGCACGGGGCCAAGAGCTACCTGATGCAGGACGACGACGGCCAGACCATCGAGTCCCACTCGATCTCCGCCGGCCTTGACTACCCGGGAGTCGGCCCGGAGCACGCCTACCTTGCCGACATCGGACGCGTGCACTACGAGCCGATCACCGACACCGAGGCCATGGACGCCTTCTCGCTGCTGTGCCGCACCGAGGGCATCATCCCGGCCATCGAGTCCTCGCACGCCCTGGCCGGCGTGCTGAAGATCGCCGCACGGAAGATCGCCGCCGGCGCGTTGCCGGAAGAGACCATCATCATTGCCAACCTTTCGGGGCGCGGCGACAAGGACGTCGGAACCGCCGCCGAATGGTTCAACCTCATCGACAGCAACGCGAAGGACGCCAAGTGA
- a CDS encoding anthranilate synthase component I has translation MQALGALTPTREQFRALAAERRVIPVSMRVLADALTPISIYRRLADGRPGTFLMESAAAGGVWSRYSFIGVNSPATLTTLDGKAHWQGTPPAGMPTEGNPVEVLRDTVRALRTEPLDGLPPLTSGMVGFIGWEAVRHWEKLPNPPADDLHLPELAMNLVGDMAVHDNTDGTLTLIANAINFNGTTEGVDGAYDHAVARLRGMLDALGEAAENPVSVLSGTDVPADELMNAVTHSWDEDSYRRAVLRGKEAIVDGEVFQVVVSRRFELETHADPLDVYRILRATNPSPYMYLFSLQDAHGKGYSIVGSSPEALVTVNDDHVVTHPIAGSRPRGANYEDDQLHEKNLLADEKERAEHLMLVDLSRNDLSKVCVPGSVEVTQFMEVERFSHIMHLVSNVVGRLTPGTDGYDVLAATFPAGTLSGAPKPRALSLLDELEPYRRGIYGGVVGYLDFTGDMDMAIAIRSALIKGNRAYVQAGGGIVADSDLDAEALETINKSAAPLRAVWAAGTMAPAQVDGTDS, from the coding sequence ATGCAAGCTCTCGGCGCCCTGACCCCCACCCGCGAGCAATTCCGCGCGCTCGCCGCGGAACGCCGCGTCATCCCCGTAAGCATGAGGGTGCTGGCCGACGCGCTGACACCCATCTCCATCTACCGCCGGCTGGCGGACGGCCGCCCCGGAACCTTCCTGATGGAATCCGCCGCCGCCGGGGGAGTGTGGTCCCGCTACTCCTTCATCGGCGTGAACTCGCCGGCCACCCTGACCACCCTGGACGGCAAGGCGCATTGGCAGGGCACCCCGCCGGCGGGCATGCCCACCGAGGGCAACCCGGTCGAGGTCCTGCGCGACACCGTCCGCGCACTGCGCACCGAACCGCTTGACGGGCTGCCGCCGCTGACCAGCGGCATGGTCGGCTTCATCGGCTGGGAAGCCGTGCGGCACTGGGAGAAGTTGCCCAACCCGCCGGCCGACGACCTGCACCTGCCCGAGCTGGCCATGAACCTGGTCGGCGACATGGCCGTGCACGACAACACCGACGGCACCCTGACGCTGATCGCCAACGCCATCAACTTCAACGGCACCACCGAGGGCGTCGACGGGGCCTACGACCATGCCGTGGCCCGCCTGAGGGGCATGCTGGACGCGCTGGGCGAGGCCGCCGAGAACCCGGTCTCGGTGCTCTCGGGCACCGACGTCCCGGCCGACGAGCTGATGAATGCCGTCACCCACTCCTGGGACGAGGATTCCTACCGCCGGGCGGTGCTGCGCGGCAAGGAAGCCATCGTGGACGGCGAGGTCTTCCAGGTGGTCGTCTCCCGCCGCTTTGAGCTGGAAACGCACGCGGACCCGCTGGATGTGTACCGGATTCTGCGGGCCACCAACCCCAGCCCGTACATGTACCTCTTCTCCCTGCAGGACGCCCACGGCAAGGGGTACTCGATCGTGGGCTCGTCCCCGGAGGCGCTGGTCACGGTCAACGACGACCACGTGGTCACCCACCCGATCGCCGGCTCGCGCCCGCGCGGGGCCAACTACGAGGACGACCAGCTGCACGAGAAGAACCTGCTGGCCGACGAGAAGGAACGCGCCGAGCACCTGATGCTGGTGGACCTCTCGCGCAACGACCTGTCCAAGGTCTGCGTTCCGGGCTCGGTGGAGGTCACCCAGTTCATGGAGGTCGAACGCTTCAGCCACATCATGCACCTGGTCTCCAACGTGGTCGGCAGGCTCACTCCCGGCACCGACGGCTACGACGTGCTCGCCGCGACCTTCCCCGCAGGAACACTGTCCGGGGCCCCGAAGCCCCGCGCCCTCTCGCTGCTCGACGAGCTCGAGCCATACCGCCGCGGCATCTACGGCGGGGTGGTCGGCTACCTGGACTTCACCGGGGACATGGACATGGCCATCGCCATCCGTTCCGCGCTGATCAAGGGCAACCGCGCCTACGTGCAGGCCGGCGGCGGCATCGTCGCAGACTCCGACCTGGACGCCGAGGCACTGGAAACCATCAACAAGTCGGCCGCACCCCTGCGCGCCGTCTGGGCCGCCGGGACCATGGCGCCGGCACAAGTGGACGGCACCGATTCATGA